AGCACGGCCCCCTATCCCTCAAGGTGGAGCAGCAGAACTTCATGCTGAACGGCGAGCCCACCTTCTCCGAGGACACGCCGCTGCCCTACAAGTTCTTCCGGGACGGCATCCGCCAGCTCATCTTCCGGCCGGGCCTCACCGTCTCGGAGCTGGTGACGTTCACGCTCATCGCCCTGTCCGAGCCCGAGCGCGGCGCCGAGGACGTGCTGGCCCAGCTGTGGCGCTCCGGCCTGGAGCACGTCGAGTACGTCGTCGTCGAAGGCTTCAAGATGGACGAGGTCTCCGAGCAGGAGATCGAGGTCGAGGTCGACAAGGTGGTCGGCTACCTCTACTCGCGCCTCAAGACGAACTCGGACGACTTCCTGCGCTTCGCCCGCGTGAACGCGGAGGACCTGGACTCCAAGCTGGACGGCGTGGAGCAGATGCGCGGCCTGGTGGTGGCCGGCAACTACGCCTCGGATGATCTCAAGGCCCGGCTGCAGCGGGAGATCTCCGAGGAGGAGAACGCCCGGCTCTTCCCCAAGCTGATGAGCGCCATCTTCCAGGTCATCGAAGGAGGCGTGGACGACACGGCGCTGCTCGAGGAGGTCTTCGTGCAGCTGCTGGACGCCATGCTCATCCAGGATGACTACGGCACCATCAACCAGATCGTCCTGAAGATGCGCTCCATGGCGCAGCGCGCGCCGCAGAGCAGCATCCGCTCGTTGCTGGAGCACTTCGTCCTGAAGATGGGCGAGGAGCAGCGGGTGATGCGGCTGGCGGAGATGCTCAAGTCGACGCGCCCGCGGCAGCCGGTGGACATCACCCGCTACCTGCAGGCGCTGGATGCCTCCACCGTCTTCACGCTGCTCAACGCGCTGGAGACGATTGAAATCCCGGAGAACCGGCTGCTGGTGTGTGACGCGCTGGCGCGCTTCGCGCAGGAGAATCCGCAGCCCTTCGTGCAGCGGCTGGAGTCCGAGCGGCCGCAGACCGTGCGCGACATGGTCTACATCCTGGAGAAGAGCAACCACCCGGACCGGGTGAAGATGTTCGGCCTGGTGCTGCTCAACAAGAACCTCGCGGTGAAGCTGGAGGTGATGAACATCATCGCCCGGGGCCGCACCGCCGAGGCGCGCAAGCTCATCCTCGATGCGATCAACGATCCCGCCACCCAGGTGCGCATGCTGGCGGCCCGGTTGCTGCCGGAGTTCGACCGCGACAAGGCCTACGTGGACCTGGTGCGGCTGATGAAGGATCCGAACTTCGAGAAGAAGAGCATCGAGGAGCGCACGGCCTTCTACACGGCGCTGGGCGCCACGGGGCTGCCGGGGGCCATCTCGATGTTGCTGCAGATCATCGCGGTGAAGTCCACGCTGCTCAACAAGAAGAAGGTGCTGGAGGACAAGCTGCTGGCCATCGCCGGGCTGGCGGGTGCGTGCTCCATCCCCTCGTACAAGGCCTTGCAGGGCGTGGTGGAGGACAAGAGCCAGCCCGTCGAGGTGCTCAACGCCGCGCGCAAGGCCATGTACCAGACGAAGAAGACGCTGTTCGGCGAGACGTCCACCACCGAGGAGGCCTGAACGCCATGTTGGACAACCCGTTGAAAGTCACCCAGGCCCAGGAAGAGAACGTCGGCGAGTTCGGCCGCGGCTATTCGGAGAAGCTGCAGACGCTGGCGCGCGGGCTCGTGTCGGGCCTGTACATGCTGATCCGCTCGGTGAAGATGTACGATCCGGAGAACGCCGTCTTCGAGAAGCCGCTGCTGCAGCTGCAGGGCATCGTCAACCAGATCATCTCCAAGGAAGGCCGGCTGGAGCTGGTGGGCGTCAAGGACTCCTTCTACCTCAACAACATGCTGGTGAAGGTGGACCTGAACTCCATCGACAACCAGCGCTACCTGCTGGGGGAGATGCGCTCCAAGGACGTGGGCGGCATCTCGCTGAACAAGCCCGTCACGGTGCCGGACCTGAAGAACTTCATCTGGATCTTCAGCAAGGACCAATCGGCGTCGGCGGAGGAGGAGGGGCTGGCGGGCCGCAAGCTGCTCAACATGAAGGTCACCCGCTTCTCCAAGCTGAAGGAGAAGCTCAACCGGGACGAGCTGGCCAACCCGGATGATCAGAAGGTGGACCGCAAGAAGTACGCGATGACGGTGTACTCGCGCGCGGTGTTCTTCCTGACGAAGTACCTGGAGTCGGTGCAGGCCGGCAAGCCGATGAACACGGCGAAGGCGCTGCGGATCGTCCAGGACTTCGTGGACATCTCCTTCGAGCAGAAGACGCACTTCCTGGGGATGACCACGCTCAAGAAGAGCGAGGTGGACTACCTCGTCTACCATCAGGTGAACGTGTGCCTGATGAGCATCGTGTTCGGCATGGAGCTGGGGCTGACCAAGGCGCAGCTGCGGGATCTGGGCTACACGGCGCTCTTCCACGACGCGGGCATGGCGACGCTGCCGGAGGAGCTGTCCACCAAGAAGGGCGCGCTGAGCGCCGACGAGAAGGCACTCATCCAGAAGGCGCCGCTCGTCTCCATCCGCAACATCCTGATGGAGAAGGGCTTCACGCGCTCGACGCTGCTGCGCGTGGTGACGACGTTCGAGCACAAGGCGGACTTCGGCACGGCGGTGCGCGACGGCCGGGGCAACATCGAGATGATCATCCCGAAGACGAGCCTCGGGGTGTACGCGAAGATCCTCGCCATCTGCGATGCGTACGACGCGCTGACGTCGAGGCGGCCCTACCGTGACGCGTACGGCCCCGAGGTGGCGCTGATGCTGATGTGGACGGAGATGCGCCACAAGTTCGACCCGGAGCTGCTCCAGGTCTTCATGCGCGTCATGGCCATCCAGCCGGTGAAGGTGCTGAGCCGGCGGCAGCAGACGATGACGCTCGGAGGCGTGTAACCCTCCACGTCACCGTGCCATGAGGGCGATCCGCCGTGACACGGCCACGGCGCTCACGAAGGCTCCCTCGACACGGGAGCCCGCGCACCAGTCGCCGCAGGCCCCCAGGCCCGTGCGCTCGTCGAACAGCGCCCCTTCCGTGAGGGCGGGCTCGGCCCGGGCGTAGCGCCAGCGGTGGGCCCTGGCCTCCCGGGGACGAACCTCCACACCGGCCGCACGGGCGAACGCCTCGAGCAGCAGCGGAGCCACGGCCTCGGGAGCCTCCTCCAGATGTTCCCGGGTGAACTCGGGAGACGCATGGAGCACCCAGCGCTCTCCCGGAGGCCGGCCCGGCTTGCTGCTGTCACGCGCAGCCCAGGACAGGGGCGAGCCGTGGAGGAACACCCCGTCGAGCGGCAGGGCCACGGGAGCGTCGAAGCTCGCCATCACCGCCCAGCATGGCTCCATGCGGACCCCGGCCGCGCGAGCCGCCAACTCGGGAGCTCCCGAGAGCAGCGGGACGGCCTGGGGCGCGGGAACGGCGGCCACCACCACCTCGAAGGTCCCCAGGGCCTCACCCGATTCGGACGTGAGGGCCCAGGCGTCCGCCTCCCGCCGGACGTGCTCCACCCGCACGCCACTCCGCAGGTCCACGCCCGAGGCGAGCCGCCGCGCCACGGCGTTCATCCCGGGCACGCCCACGTAGCGCACCGGGCCCTCCGTCTGGGGAGTCACCGTGCCGTGCTCCAGCGAGCCGAAGCGCCCGCGCCACTCGGCGACGAGGCCCTGCTCCACCCAGGTGCCCACCATGCGCTGGAAGCCCGGGTCCCTCGCGGTGAAGTACTGGGCGCCATGGTCGAAGGTGCCGCCACCGTCCTCGCGGCGGGTGGACATGCGGCCCGCGGGGCCCCGGCCCTTGTCGAACACCTTCACCGGGAAACCGGTCTCCGTGAGGAATCGGGCCAGCGTGAGCCCCGCGAGGCCCGCGCCGATGATGGCCACCCGCGGAGGCGTCATGGTGCGCGAGGGGTGGGAGGAGTCCGGAGGGAGCGAAGAGGCCATGGCGGCCCCACCACTAATGCCAGCCTCCGCCGGGCGCACGCCTCCCGCTCACCCCAGCAGGTCCCAGCCGCGCGTGGGAGCAACTGGTCCAACAGTCGGACCAGTCGGCACGCCGCGCGTCCGGAAGGCGCCCCGTCCTCATCTCCGAGCGCCCCCTGAAGGGACCTGCTCCAGAGGGGTCAGTGCTCCCCTCCGCTCGTGAACTTCAACCCGATGATGGAGGTCAGCAGCAGCGCG
The sequence above is drawn from the Archangium gephyra genome and encodes:
- a CDS encoding HEAT repeat domain-containing protein, which translates into the protein MALQPQTASQASQAPTTDPAVEEKLEAARNFTFHLLKGIKQIGMYRHNEARFPEFLSRATEALAAYTDKHGPLSLKVEQQNFMLNGEPTFSEDTPLPYKFFRDGIRQLIFRPGLTVSELVTFTLIALSEPERGAEDVLAQLWRSGLEHVEYVVVEGFKMDEVSEQEIEVEVDKVVGYLYSRLKTNSDDFLRFARVNAEDLDSKLDGVEQMRGLVVAGNYASDDLKARLQREISEEENARLFPKLMSAIFQVIEGGVDDTALLEEVFVQLLDAMLIQDDYGTINQIVLKMRSMAQRAPQSSIRSLLEHFVLKMGEEQRVMRLAEMLKSTRPRQPVDITRYLQALDASTVFTLLNALETIEIPENRLLVCDALARFAQENPQPFVQRLESERPQTVRDMVYILEKSNHPDRVKMFGLVLLNKNLAVKLEVMNIIARGRTAEARKLILDAINDPATQVRMLAARLLPEFDRDKAYVDLVRLMKDPNFEKKSIEERTAFYTALGATGLPGAISMLLQIIAVKSTLLNKKKVLEDKLLAIAGLAGACSIPSYKALQGVVEDKSQPVEVLNAARKAMYQTKKTLFGETSTTEEA
- a CDS encoding HD-GYP domain-containing protein, with translation MLDNPLKVTQAQEENVGEFGRGYSEKLQTLARGLVSGLYMLIRSVKMYDPENAVFEKPLLQLQGIVNQIISKEGRLELVGVKDSFYLNNMLVKVDLNSIDNQRYLLGEMRSKDVGGISLNKPVTVPDLKNFIWIFSKDQSASAEEEGLAGRKLLNMKVTRFSKLKEKLNRDELANPDDQKVDRKKYAMTVYSRAVFFLTKYLESVQAGKPMNTAKALRIVQDFVDISFEQKTHFLGMTTLKKSEVDYLVYHQVNVCLMSIVFGMELGLTKAQLRDLGYTALFHDAGMATLPEELSTKKGALSADEKALIQKAPLVSIRNILMEKGFTRSTLLRVVTTFEHKADFGTAVRDGRGNIEMIIPKTSLGVYAKILAICDAYDALTSRRPYRDAYGPEVALMLMWTEMRHKFDPELLQVFMRVMAIQPVKVLSRRQQTMTLGGV
- a CDS encoding NAD(P)/FAD-dependent oxidoreductase, whose protein sequence is MASSLPPDSSHPSRTMTPPRVAIIGAGLAGLTLARFLTETGFPVKVFDKGRGPAGRMSTRREDGGGTFDHGAQYFTARDPGFQRMVGTWVEQGLVAEWRGRFGSLEHGTVTPQTEGPVRYVGVPGMNAVARRLASGVDLRSGVRVEHVRREADAWALTSESGEALGTFEVVVAAVPAPQAVPLLSGAPELAARAAGVRMEPCWAVMASFDAPVALPLDGVFLHGSPLSWAARDSSKPGRPPGERWVLHASPEFTREHLEEAPEAVAPLLLEAFARAAGVEVRPREARAHRWRYARAEPALTEGALFDERTGLGACGDWCAGSRVEGAFVSAVAVSRRIALMAR